In the genome of Paenibacillus sp. FSL R5-0766, one region contains:
- a CDS encoding GNAT family N-acetyltransferase codes for MKFIKYTQPDFDDYYALVSNMEVMKQITERAIPEQEARTQFESMLEFNERSTCGHYRVFSEDGAGVAYAKLIPDQEDPTKAEIGYMILPEHWGKGQGTSIASRLIIQAQAAGMGSLYAVIDPGNAASRRILTRQNFVSTWTGDYDGLPGEILELNLQMKR; via the coding sequence ATGAAGTTCATTAAATACACACAACCTGATTTTGATGATTATTATGCGTTGGTTTCCAATATGGAAGTAATGAAACAGATTACAGAACGTGCAATACCGGAGCAAGAGGCGAGAACGCAATTCGAGTCCATGCTGGAGTTTAATGAGCGTTCCACTTGCGGACATTACCGGGTATTCAGTGAAGATGGGGCCGGTGTAGCGTATGCCAAATTGATTCCGGATCAGGAGGACCCGACCAAGGCTGAGATAGGTTACATGATCTTGCCTGAACATTGGGGCAAAGGTCAAGGCACATCCATAGCGTCACGGTTGATTATTCAGGCACAAGCCGCAGGGATGGGATCACTCTATGCAGTTATCGATCCGGGTAACGCTGCTTCCCGCCGGATCTTGACCAGACAGAACTTTGTATCTACCTGGACAGGCGATTACGATGGTCTTCCCGGCGAAATTTTGGAGTTGAATCTTCAAATGAAGCGGTAA